tgcAATAATCATCTACACGACAATTCCACAGGCCATCAACCAGTCTTACTTTTATTTGTGttaatacattatatatatctACAAAATATAGCTTGTGCAAAACTATAAATATGATAGCAATATGCGTGTTTTTAGACAACAATCTACACACAACTCTGACACTATGCAGGGATATATTTGCCCTCAATTGGACTCAATCCAACTGTAATGCTAAAGCCTCAAGTTTTTCTTGATGGTGCAGGCAAGCAAAATCAGGCgccatttattaattttttttgcctcattagGCATTGAATGCAACACATTTTGAATGTGTCACCTAAACTGAAAAAGTATTCACCATGAAACTGCTAAAACACAGGCATACAATAGCGGGTAGTTACAATAGCAGTTGAACTACAATATACACTACAGTAATCACAAAAAGTTCAGCACTttgggctttcgggtgaaatttcaggatgagccTGTAAATAACCTTTTTGAATTTTTGAATGCACATTTGtatggcaaaattcacagcaGGTGTTTGATCTCAGTAAGCACTTCACTCAAAGAACGTCGTTTAAAGCCTCGCAATGGCAAAGTACTGTTGATCGAGTTTTTCTTGGTCTCAAAATGTTAACAAGCTACCGCTCGGAGCTTAGGCCGGAAATGTTTTGGTCAATTCATGGATCAAATTTTCCCTATATGACAGTAAGTTGTGCAAAATGTACTGAACATTTtaacatgtgcattcaaaagtttagagaaggtcaaaataAGTCCACCTGTAATGTTTgtcgtgcattttaggttcatcctgcaATATCACCCGAAGGCCAAACATCCCTAACTTTCCAGTTACCATACTAATCCCCAAAAGTTATAAGTTTCATTAcatgacaatgtttttgtttttttttacagtacaagCTCTATTGAAAAGCATGAATGTAAACACCTCGACTAAATTCTGGACTGGGAAGAATGTGTCTAAAGGGGTCGAGTTGATCCTCAACACAATTTGTTAGGAGGGCTTATAGCACAAgaatatgtacatttaaaatttaaGGCCACCCTATAAGCTCACATCTAATAGTTCTAAGGACAACTTTTAAGTGCAATGGGTATTTCTGAAGCTGAACCCCAAAtagcaatagaaaaaaaacaagacacactTTCACACCCTTATTGAGCAAGTATGCAAACTAGTGTGTGCTTTTAACTGCCAGCCGGTCCTTTCTGTTTTCAGCGCCGTCTCCTGCGTCTGTGATCGAGAGCTCTTCCTCGTCGCGGCTTTTGCGCGCACCCATTCACGCCAGCGGGCGGATGCGAGGGAAAAGTGGTTTGTAGGTCAGGCGGCGACGACGAAGGAAGCGTGGCTCCAGCGGAGGGGCAGTTTGAATGCTGCGTGAGCTGGAGCTGATGTAGTTTGTGTTGCTCTTGCACTGTGTGCTGTGGGTCTTCAATCTGCTGCTGTAAATGTTGTTCAATGTGTTGCTGTTGCTGCGATGTCTGCGAGTGGTTCGTTTGTGGCACgcgttgctgctgctgctgcgcctCCAGCACTGCCAAAAGCCTCTGCAGGAGGACGTTGTTTTGCTGGAGACTGAGCGCCAAGGCCTCTTGCGATGCGACGAGCGTTCTCATGTCCTGTCTGAAACAGTCGGCGAATTCCCGCAGACTCTTGTCCACCCGATTTCCAAGCTGAATTGCCGCCTCTCCGACCCCTCGCAGCTCGTCTTCGAGCCAGGAGCCGCGTGGCGGGGCTTCGAGAGGACCCTGTTGCGCTCCGAGCGACGGCTGAGGACTGCTGGGCTCCGGGCTGCCGTTTAAGAAAGGGGCGCTGTACAGCGGGGAGGGAGGAAGCCATCGTTCTGAGGTTGGAGGCGCGCCGATGCCCAGACCTAATCCGAGGCCTAGTTTGTCTTCCATGCTGTTTTCTTCGTCTTCACAGTCAGGATCCCCGATATCTCTCTCGTGCTCTGGATTTTCGTCATCCTTGTCCAAAGCATCTTTTTCGGACCCCTCCCCTCCAAAACCTGAAAAcatgaatataaaatgtgttttgtaagAAAGTAGTTTGAAAAACTGCTTGGTTCCTACTCCACTTCGCAGGGGTGTGTCAATTTCTGtgctgaagtgtttttttttgtttgtttttttaaacagatgaGCCAGGTcattgagggggggaaaaagtcctgaattcattgtcattcattaatattataatttaattgtaattaccgtaatttctcgtgtataatgcgcatccatgtataatacgcacccccaaatctgagctaaaaattctggaaaacccttcaaaacCATgtctaatgcatttttacaattcaCGATTTTGCTTCTGCccatgatcaaaacgaagtatttttttgttagtttcttcaaataattattctgaagttaagcactttatttgaacacataatacttttttatttacttgctcttatttttgaaattcacacccctacttttatttagtaaatgagaaaacacacagttgtgctcatgtttgattacccaggcagaatttgtgagttgtgtacaattctttacagaaaacatgaaggaccaggggaaacacatttaaatttatttcaatgggattctaattaaactgtcaattatttcaaaaaagcattatcattacaCGAAACATAAccgtaaagaaattaatgatggttgtggttcagtcatcagtcgtattaaagaaaaaataaaaatttacaaattctgcctggctaCGTAAAcacatgagcacaattgtacatatatgcagtcatatgtagtacccccgtcatattggaatgaaagtgtaggctacacctttatCATAACCTCTCGGtagcatactagaatgaaagtgtgcaactttttcataacctctaggggtcGGTAgaacattggaatgaaagtgtaaagctTTTTCATAAACTCTATATGGCGGCATACAtgtataaaatgggaaagttttcattttctcctataactatgtataatgcgcactattgacgttTGTCAATTTttcggagaaaaaaaacatgcattatacacgagaaattacggtaattagaattttttaaaaaataaaacaaatattaaaatgttacacTAAATCAATTAATTCagttatttaacaaaaaaaaaatgtaattatttttttttaaattaatcctTTGCCTACCCCTGCTAAGGTTGCTATTTGCTGTTTTCCACGGCTGAATAGGTACCATTTCTCTTACGGGGAGTCCTCAGACTAtaacgtaacccaaatttgtacattCATAACAGACGCAAACGCAGGAGTAAAGCCCATAATTaaagtgaatgaaaaacacttctgcaCCTTAAACATAAAGAAAGGGAAACCGGTAAATACGGTGGTAACTGAGTGTGACATTGCGCCACGTGATGACATATTCTTACGCCgatgcgcaaactagttcatggCGCCCCGTTCCTAGCAACGAAAGTCGTATATAGGTACCGTTGTAAATCGAGGACAGCCTTTACCTGCTCAGCCAAGACGATGGATACAATTTGTGTCACATAAAGCACTACTGGTCGCTCCGTGCTAAAGCAGATTTGTCTTCACTGCAGTTTGAAATACTCAATTAAACATACGGGCCAACGTTTGCCTATCCTCTGACCGTCCCTGTACGGCACACGCTGTATACATTTGTCTTTACCGCATGCCAAAAAGTAAACAAGTTTACAactgtattgttatttattagCTTGTCTCCTTCTGAAAGATGCATTCAATTAGACGTCAGAACAGTTCACAATGTCTTCAatggaaatgaataaaaaatagccTTTTTGAGAAATTACATCTTTAACCTCTCTCTGTAAATGCTGTCAAATCATATGTAAAATTGACAAGGGAGGGCAAGCAGTTAATGCGCAGTTAGTGCGTATAATGCTTATAATGCTATAATGCTAAAGTGACATCAagaatatttttagtttttttcgtACTCCTCCCATCCTCTCCCATCAAAGTTCCCGATCAGACTAGGAAAGACAAATAGTTTACCAGTGTCCGACTCGGGGAAGCACGTGAAAGTGGGCTTTGGTCTGGAGCTTTGCTTTTGCCTGCCATGTTGAAGCCTGGGGCTGGACTGGGAGGACTGTCCGAGCGTCGACGATCTGCCGGGTGGCAGAGACCAGCTACGGTGGCGGGCGTCCGCCAGGCGGCCGCCGTTGCGTCTCTTCAGGTCATCCCAGCGCTTTTTGACCTCCCGAAGCGTACGTGGGACTCTAGACACGGCATTGACCCTCTCGAGGATTCCTGCCCATATGCGTTCCCTCTCGCGCCGTCGGAGCCTCCCTGCCGGGCCGAACAGCTCTCCTTCACACCGCGTCACCTCGGAGACCAACACCTCAAGTTCCGCGCCGCTGAAGCGACTTTTTCTTTTGCCCGCGCCATTGGCTGCAAGTGCAGCTGACATAGCTCCGTCTGTAGGGGGCACAACCACAAACCACAAATAGTTGAGTAGGGATGGTTGATGAATCgattcattcaaatgtattcatcaGAGAGACTTTTTATAatagattaatttttttttttcagctttcaCAGTTCAATGCGCGTCCCCCCACattcatacacattttgcaacattttgaaaatgtttagtggtggttcaACCCCTTCCAGAGTAAGAAATTCcatcacagctctctgcttctgaccGACAATGACctaatttccaaaatggctgacaggaagaggacaggcttaaacaagtttttcaaaataaaccttCAGacaagtatttaaaataaaaaagcaattgtTATCAGATTAATTTGGGATAAATTTTTGATCCCTTGTATCAATATTCATGAGAAAGGTGGGGTCAGACTCAAGTTATTATTCTTCCTATTCCTTTTCAGGCAtaattggaaatgttttttttcttttttgcatgtTAAAAGGTCCCTTGTTGGTAGGATATGAAATAAGCTAAGTAATTGCTTATTTCCTTGTGTTTCAGTGTAAAATGCCTTTGCCTGAAATGGGGGCGAGGGGGAAGTGTACTGATTATTCCTCCTtgggatattttgacaaaagcatgtcacagacgtTATTAAAAAAAGTTCTAAATCGAAGGGAAAAATCTATTCTATTCTAAAATGCATAATATGCCTCATTTAAATAGAAAATCGCTCTAGGACAACATgttatttcatgttttctctCTACAATCCACAAGTTGAGCAGCGACGGCTTACTTTGTTCCATGGACAAGAGGTCGTCTGAGGACATGCCGGGCGCCATGAGTTTAGGGTGCACCACTACCACGTTGAAGGGCAGGCCCCCGCGCGGTCCACTGCTCTGGTCACAGCTGCCCTCCGAGTCGTCGTCATCCCTGGGGAAGCCGTTGTCGGAAGCCCCCCCTGCAGAGTGTCCCTCGGGAGACTCCACTTTGATGTGCATGGGAGGTGATTGCTCATACAGCAGCCCCCCGTCCTCGCAGTACTCCGTCATGGGTCGGGG
The genomic region above belongs to Phyllopteryx taeniolatus isolate TA_2022b chromosome 6, UOR_Ptae_1.2, whole genome shotgun sequence and contains:
- the si:ch211-261d7.3 gene encoding myb-related transcription factor, partner of profilin yields the protein MTEYCEDGGLLYEQSPPMHIKVESPEGHSAGGASDNGFPRDDDDSEGSCDQSSGPRGGLPFNVVVVHPKLMAPGMSSDDLLSMEQNGAMSAALAANGAGKRKSRFSGAELEVLVSEVTRCEGELFGPAGRLRRRERERIWAGILERVNAVSRVPRTLREVKKRWDDLKRRNGGRLADARHRSWSLPPGRSSTLGQSSQSSPRLQHGRQKQSSRPKPTFTCFPESDTGFGGEGSEKDALDKDDENPEHERDIGDPDCEDEENSMEDKLGLGLGLGIGAPPTSERWLPPSPLYSAPFLNGSPEPSSPQPSLGAQQGPLEAPPRGSWLEDELRGVGEAAIQLGNRVDKSLREFADCFRQDMRTLVASQEALALSLQQNNVLLQRLLAVLEAQQQQQRVPQTNHSQTSQQQQHIEQHLQQQIEDPQHTVQEQHKLHQLQLTQHSNCPSAGATLPSSSPPDLQTTFPSHPPAGVNGCAQKPRRGRALDHRRRRRR